A window from Mauremys reevesii isolate NIE-2019 linkage group 9, ASM1616193v1, whole genome shotgun sequence encodes these proteins:
- the EIF4G1 gene encoding eukaryotic translation initiation factor 4 gamma 1 isoform X8 has product MGCVRSQPSACWSGVSAALHVATAAHRKLNKLPLPAWPDLLPTQLLGNQIRIRDPNQGGKDITEEIMSGARTSSTPTPPQAGSGLEPQANGETPHVAVIVRPDDRPKPVPVVSKPVCLEPSKSASPSPPPPLIAEVETVLLAPVPLVPLEGPVDMDTKAQLAEAPADTHEPLKATTTVPGGMEQPEEAPTLDIEPQEEAAATPVLEPPAQPVLVETQEEVAPMEEVAPVEVTLEEEPLEEELPAKPAASPSPPPPQEEASSEAVVESNGVLEETPEPVAEPPVCQPEPVVESPVAQPEELVLPNGLEVLGKQEADEPEEQPESDVSPISEPEEVKAEEPAIPASPPAEEEEEEQEEEEECEEPLEAPEQNSPLEAPLSQSSEEITQVAVSVPKKKRKMKELNKKEAVGDLLDAFKESQISDGASEVENKPPVPEPKEAAPACPQEETEETWEEKEDKLDPEKGKAADQKYQYKEGEPSFSQKQWKPLNPEEKKRYDREFLLGFQFIFASLQKPEGLPQISDVVLDKVSTTTRLVNKTPMRPLDPIRLSGMNCGPDFTPSFANLGRPSMGNRGPPAGLGPRRSQQSQRKEPRKIIATVSLNEDIKLNKAEKAWKPSSKRAAEEEDPDNIKTQDLFRRVRSILNKLTPQMFQQLMKQVTELSIDTEERLKGVIDLIFEKAISEPNFSVAYANMCRCLMGLKVPTTDKPAVTVNFRKLLLNRCQKEFEKDKDDDEIFEKKQKEMDEAAAPEEKARLKEELDDARDKARRRSLGNIKFIGELFKLKMLTEAIMHDCVVKLLKNHDEESLECLCRLLTTIGKDLDFEKAKPRMDQYFNQMDKIIKEKKTSSRIRFMLQDVIDLRRNSWVPRRGDQGPKTIDQIHKEAEMEEHREHIKVQQLMSKQDKRRGPPGSSSGGGRGSQVADDGWNTVPISKGNRPIDTSRITKITKPGSIDSNNQLFAPGGRLSWGKGSSGGSGAKPADSASDATRPATSTLNRFSALQQSTPAESLDSRRVVQRGSSSRDRSEKAGERGERFERERLERGDRLERPDRGERADRNRPPITKRSYSKETEDRSRERERQGAQEAVRKVSSMTEERDRSREPVKREPAPPAAPPKPALSEEELEKKSKAIIEEYLHINDMKEALQCVQELACPSQLYVFVRNGIESTLERSMIAREHMGLLLYQLVKAGNLTKEQYYKGVHDILEIAEDMEIDIPHIWLYLAELITPILREGGIPMEELFREIAKPLVPIGKASTLLLEILGLLCKGMSHKKAGTLWREGGLSWKEFLPEDQDVNKFVTEQKVEYTMGDSSDTPSRKELTAEELCKQMEKLLKENSNNQRIYDWIEANLSEHQVSSNVFVRALMTSVCHSAIVFENPYRVDTAVIKSRAKLLQKYVSEEQKELQALYALQALVVKLDQPPNLLRMFFDALYDEDVIKEEAFYKWESSKDPAEQQGKGVALKSVTAFFTWLREAEDESDNN; this is encoded by the exons ATGGGCTGTGTGAGGTCCCAGCCGAGCGCGTGTTGGAGCGGGGTGAGTGCAGCGCTCCACGTGGCTACAGCAGCCCACCGGAAGCTAAACAAACTTCCCCTTCCTGCCTGGCCTgacctgctccccacccagctgcTTGGGAATCAG ATCCGGATACGAGATCCGAACCAGGGCGGCAAAGACATCACCGAAGAAATCATGTCTGGAGCAAggacctcctccacccccacccctcctcag GCTGGAAGTGGTTTGGAGCCACAGGCCAATGGAGAGACGCCCCACGTAGCCGTTATTGTCCGACCAG ATGACCGCCCAAAGCCTGTCCCGGTTGTAAGTAAACCTGTCTGCCTAGAGCCAAGTAAATCAGCGTCCCcgtctcccccgcctcccctgatCGCCGAGGTAGAGACTGTGCTGCTGGCCCCGGTGCCGCTGGTGCCGCTGGAGGGCCCGGTGGACATGGACACTAAAGCGCAGCTGGCTGAGGCTCCTGCAGACACACATGAACCTCTTAAAGCCACCACTACAGTGCCAGGGGGCATGGAGCAGCCTGAGGAAGCCCCTACCTTGGACATAGAGCCCCAGGAGGAGGCAGCTGCCACCCCTGTCCTGGAACCCCCTGCCCAACCGGTGCTGGTAGAAACACAAGAGGAGGTGGCACCAATGGAGGAGGTGGCACCAGTGGAGGTGACCCTGGAGGAGGAGCCcctggaggaggagctgccagctaagcctgctgcttcccccagccccccgcccccccaggaagAGGCCTCCAGCGAGGCTGTTGTCGAATCCAATGGAGTCTTGGAGGAAACGCCAGAGCCAGTGGCCGAGCCACCTGTGTGCCAGCCAGAGCCAGTCGTGGAGTCTCCTGTTGCCCAGCCAGAGGAGCTGGTGCTGCCCAACGGGCTGGAGGTACTTGGCAAGCAGGAGGCCGacgagccagaggagcagccggAGTCGGATGTCAGCCCCATCTCGGAACCCGAGGAGGTTAAGGCAGAGGAGCCGGCCATCCCAGCCTCCCCCCctgcggaggaggaggaggaggaacaggaggaggaagaggagtgcGAGGAGCCCCTGGAAGCACCAGAGCAGAATTCCCCGTTGGAAGCGCCTCTTTCCCAGAGCTCTGAGGAGATCACACAAg TCGCTGTGTCGGTGCCAAAGAAGAAGCGGAAAATGAAAGAGCTCAACAAGAAGGAAGCCGTGGGCGACCTGCTGGATGCCTTTAAAGAG TCTCAGATCAGCGATGGTGCCTCTGAGGTGGAGAATAAGCCCCCAGTCCCTGAGCCCAAGGAGgccgccccagcctgcccccaggaGGAGACGGAGGAGACCTGGGAAGAGAAGGAGGACAAGCTGGATCCAGAGAAGGGCAAGGCCGCAGATCAGAAGTACCAGTACAAGGAAGGTGAGCCTTCCTTCAGCCAAA AACAATGGAAGCCCCTGAACCCAGAAGAGAAGAAGAGATACGACCGGGAATTCCTGCTAGGCTTCCAGTTCATCTTCGCCAGCCTGCAGAAACCCGAGGGGCTGCCCCAGATCAGCGATGTGGTGCTGGACAAGGTCAGTACCACCACCAGACTG GTGAATAAAACGCCTATGCGACCGCTGGACCCCATCCGCCTGAGCGGGATGAACTGCGGCCCTGATTTCACCCCTTCCTTTGCCAACCTGGGCCGTCCGTCCATGGGCAACCGGGGACCG cccgcAGGGTTGGGCCCGCGCCGCTCGCAGCAGAGCCAGAGGAAAGAGCCCCGGAAAATCATCGCCACCGTCTCCCTGAACGAGGACATCAAGCTCAACAAGGCTGAGAAGGCCTGGAAGCCCAGCAGCAAGCGGGCTGCCGAGGAGGAGGATCCTGACAACATCAAGACGCAG GACCTGTTCCGGCGCGTGCGCAGTATCCTGAACAAGCTGACGCCGCAGATGTTCCAGCAGCTGATGAAGCAGGTGACGGAGCTGTCCATTGACACCGAGGAGCGGCTCAAGGGCGTCATTGATCTCATCTTCGAGAAGGCCATCTCCGAGCCAAACTTCTCCGTTGCCTATGCCAACATGTGCCGTTGCCTTATGGGG CTGAAAGTCCCCACAACTGACAAGCCGGCGGTGACCGTGAACTTCCGCAAGCTGCTGCTGAACCGCTGCCAGAAGGAGTTTGAGAAGGACAAGGACGACGACGAGATCTTTGAGAAGAAGCAGAAGGAGATGGACGAAGCTGCTGCT ccggAGGAGAAGGCTCGCCTGAAGGAGGAGCTGGACGATGCGCGGGACAAGGCAAGGAGGCGCTCGCTGGGGAACATCAAGTTCATTGGGGAGCTCTTCAAGCTGAAGATGCTGACGGAGGCCATCATGCACGACTGCGTGGTGAAGCTGCTCAAGAACCACGACGAGGAGTCGCTCGAGTGCCTGTGCCGCCTGCTCACCACCATTGGCAAGGACCTGGACTTCGAGAAAGCCAAG CCCAGAATGGATCAGTATTTCAACCAGATGGACAAGATCATTAAGGAGAAGAAAACGTCGTCTCGAATTCGCTTCATGCTGCAGGATGTGATTGACCTCAGGCGG AATAGCTGGGTGCCACGGCGAGGGGACCAGGGCCCTAAAACCATTGACCAGATCCACAAGGAGGCGGAGATGGAGGAGCATCGGGAACACATCAAAGTGCAGCAGCTCATGTCAAAGCAGGACAAGAGGAGAGGGCCTCCTGGTTCCTCATCTGGAG GTGGGCGAGGGAGCCAGGTTGCAGATGATGGCTGGAACACCGTCCCCATCAGCAAGGGCAACAGGCCTATTGACACCAGCCGGATAACCAAGATCACAAAG CCTGGATCGATCGACTCCAATAATCAGCTGTTTGCACCTGGTGGGCGTctgagctgggggaagggcagcagCGGGGGATCTGGTGCCAAGCCTGCTGACTCAG CTTCTGATGCCACCCGGCCAGCTACTAGCACCTTGAATCGCTTCTCAGCCCTGCAGCAGTCGACCCCCGCGGAGAGCCTGGATTCCCGGCGTGTGGTACAGAG gggcagctccagccgGGATCGGTCGGAGAAGGCCGGAGAGCGTGGGGAGCGGTTTGAGCGCGAGCGCTTGGAGAGGGGTGACCGCTTGGAGCGCCCTGACAGGGGGGAGCGGGCAGACAGGAACCGGCCCCCCATCACCAAGCGGAGCTACAGCAAGGAGACGGAGGACAGGAGCCGGGAGCGCGAGAGGCAGGGAGCCCAGGAGGCCGTCCGGAAGGTTTCCAGCATGACAGAGGAGCGGGacaggagcagggagccag TTAAGCGTGAGCCGGCACCCCCTGCGGCCCCCCCCAAGCCAGCGCTGtcggaggaggagctggagaagaAATCCAAGGCCATCATTGAAGAGTATCTGCATATCAACGACATGAAG gaggcgctgcagtgtGTGCAGGAGCTGGCCTGCCCCTCCCAGCTCTACGTCTTTGTGCGAAACGGCATCGAGTCCACGCTGGAGAGGAGCATGATCGCCCGCGAGCACATGGGGCTGCTGCTGTACCAGCTGGTGAAAGCAGGAAACCTCACCAAGGAGCAGTACTACAAAGg GGTGCACGACATCCTGGAGATCGCCGAGGACATGGAGATCGACATCCCGCACATCTGGCTCTACCTGGCTGAGCTGATCACCCCCATCCTGCGGGAGGGGGGCATCCCCATGGAGGAGCTCTTCAG AGAGATTGCCAAGCCCCTGGTGCCCATTGGCAAGGCCAGCACCCTCCTGCTGGAGATCCTGGGGTTGCTGTGCAAGGGGATG AGCCACAAGAAGGCAGGGACGCTGTGGAGAGAGGGCGGCCTGAGCTGGAAGGAGTTCCTGCCCGAGGACCAGGATGTCAACAAGTTTGTCACGGAGCAG AAAGTGGAGTACACCATGGGGGACAGCTCGGATACGCCCAGCCGCAAGGAGCTGACTGCCgaggagctgtgcaagcagatggagaagctgctgaaagagaacTCTAACAACCAAAGAATATACGACTGGATCGAG gCCAACCTCAGCGAGCATCAGGTCTCGTCCAACGTCTTCGTCAGGGCCCTGATGACGTCCGTGTGCCATTCGGCCATTGTCT tcgAGAACCCGTACCGGGTGGACACCGCGGTGATCAAGAGCCGGGCCAAGCTGCTGCAGAAGTACGTGAGCGAGGAGCAGAAGGAGCTGCAGGCGCTCTACGCCTTACAGGCCCTCGTGGTGAAGCTGGATCAGCCACCGA ACCTGCTCCGAATGTTCTTCGATGCCTTGTACGACGAGGACGTCATCAAGGAGGAAGCCTTCTACAAGTGGGAGTCGAGCAAGGACCCGGCCGAGcagcagggcaagggggtggCCCTCAAGTCAGTGACGGCCTTCTTCACCTGGCTGCGGGAAGCTGAGGACGAATCGGACAACaactga
- the EIF4G1 gene encoding eukaryotic translation initiation factor 4 gamma 1 isoform X9 — MGCVRSQPSACWSGIRIRDPNQGGKDITEEIMSGARTSSTPTPPQAGSGLEPQANGETPHVAVIVRPDDRPKPVPVVSKPVCLEPSKSASPSPPPPLIAEVETVLLAPVPLVPLEGPVDMDTKAQLAEAPADTHEPLKATTTVPGGMEQPEEAPTLDIEPQEEAAATPVLEPPAQPVLVETQEEVAPMEEVAPVEVTLEEEPLEEELPAKPAASPSPPPPQEEASSEAVVESNGVLEETPEPVAEPPVCQPEPVVESPVAQPEELVLPNGLEVLGKQEADEPEEQPESDVSPISEPEEVKAEEPAIPASPPAEEEEEEQEEEEECEEPLEAPEQNSPLEAPLSQSSEEITQVAVSVPKKKRKMKELNKKEAVGDLLDAFKESQISDGASEVENKPPVPEPKEAAPACPQEETEETWEEKEDKLDPEKGKAADQKYQYKEGEPSFSQKQWKPLNPEEKKRYDREFLLGFQFIFASLQKPEGLPQISDVVLDKVSTTTRLVNKTPMRPLDPIRLSGMNCGPDFTPSFANLGRPSMGNRGPPAGLGPRRSQQSQRKEPRKIIATVSLNEDIKLNKAEKAWKPSSKRAAEEEDPDNIKTQDLFRRVRSILNKLTPQMFQQLMKQVTELSIDTEERLKGVIDLIFEKAISEPNFSVAYANMCRCLMGLKVPTTDKPAVTVNFRKLLLNRCQKEFEKDKDDDEIFEKKQKEMDEAAAPEEKARLKEELDDARDKARRRSLGNIKFIGELFKLKMLTEAIMHDCVVKLLKNHDEESLECLCRLLTTIGKDLDFEKAKPRMDQYFNQMDKIIKEKKTSSRIRFMLQDVIDLRRNSWVPRRGDQGPKTIDQIHKEAEMEEHREHIKVQQLMSKQDKRRGPPGSSSGGGRGSQVADDGWNTVPISKGNRPIDTSRITKITKPGSIDSNNQLFAPGGRLSWGKGSSGGSGAKPADSASDATRPATSTLNRFSALQQSTPAESLDSRRVVQRGSSSRDRSEKAGERGERFERERLERGDRLERPDRGERADRNRPPITKRSYSKETEDRSRERERQGAQEAVRKVSSMTEERDRSREPVKREPAPPAAPPKPALSEEELEKKSKAIIEEYLHINDMKEALQCVQELACPSQLYVFVRNGIESTLERSMIAREHMGLLLYQLVKAGNLTKEQYYKGVHDILEIAEDMEIDIPHIWLYLAELITPILREGGIPMEELFREIAKPLVPIGKASTLLLEILGLLCKGMSHKKAGTLWREGGLSWKEFLPEDQDVNKFVTEQKVEYTMGDSSDTPSRKELTAEELCKQMEKLLKENSNNQRIYDWIEANLSEHQVSSNVFVRALMTSVCHSAIVFENPYRVDTAVIKSRAKLLQKYVSEEQKELQALYALQALVVKLDQPPNLLRMFFDALYDEDVIKEEAFYKWESSKDPAEQQGKGVALKSVTAFFTWLREAEDESDNN, encoded by the exons ATGGGCTGTGTGAGGTCCCAGCCGAGCGCGTGTTGGAGCGGG ATCCGGATACGAGATCCGAACCAGGGCGGCAAAGACATCACCGAAGAAATCATGTCTGGAGCAAggacctcctccacccccacccctcctcag GCTGGAAGTGGTTTGGAGCCACAGGCCAATGGAGAGACGCCCCACGTAGCCGTTATTGTCCGACCAG ATGACCGCCCAAAGCCTGTCCCGGTTGTAAGTAAACCTGTCTGCCTAGAGCCAAGTAAATCAGCGTCCCcgtctcccccgcctcccctgatCGCCGAGGTAGAGACTGTGCTGCTGGCCCCGGTGCCGCTGGTGCCGCTGGAGGGCCCGGTGGACATGGACACTAAAGCGCAGCTGGCTGAGGCTCCTGCAGACACACATGAACCTCTTAAAGCCACCACTACAGTGCCAGGGGGCATGGAGCAGCCTGAGGAAGCCCCTACCTTGGACATAGAGCCCCAGGAGGAGGCAGCTGCCACCCCTGTCCTGGAACCCCCTGCCCAACCGGTGCTGGTAGAAACACAAGAGGAGGTGGCACCAATGGAGGAGGTGGCACCAGTGGAGGTGACCCTGGAGGAGGAGCCcctggaggaggagctgccagctaagcctgctgcttcccccagccccccgcccccccaggaagAGGCCTCCAGCGAGGCTGTTGTCGAATCCAATGGAGTCTTGGAGGAAACGCCAGAGCCAGTGGCCGAGCCACCTGTGTGCCAGCCAGAGCCAGTCGTGGAGTCTCCTGTTGCCCAGCCAGAGGAGCTGGTGCTGCCCAACGGGCTGGAGGTACTTGGCAAGCAGGAGGCCGacgagccagaggagcagccggAGTCGGATGTCAGCCCCATCTCGGAACCCGAGGAGGTTAAGGCAGAGGAGCCGGCCATCCCAGCCTCCCCCCctgcggaggaggaggaggaggaacaggaggaggaagaggagtgcGAGGAGCCCCTGGAAGCACCAGAGCAGAATTCCCCGTTGGAAGCGCCTCTTTCCCAGAGCTCTGAGGAGATCACACAAg TCGCTGTGTCGGTGCCAAAGAAGAAGCGGAAAATGAAAGAGCTCAACAAGAAGGAAGCCGTGGGCGACCTGCTGGATGCCTTTAAAGAG TCTCAGATCAGCGATGGTGCCTCTGAGGTGGAGAATAAGCCCCCAGTCCCTGAGCCCAAGGAGgccgccccagcctgcccccaggaGGAGACGGAGGAGACCTGGGAAGAGAAGGAGGACAAGCTGGATCCAGAGAAGGGCAAGGCCGCAGATCAGAAGTACCAGTACAAGGAAGGTGAGCCTTCCTTCAGCCAAA AACAATGGAAGCCCCTGAACCCAGAAGAGAAGAAGAGATACGACCGGGAATTCCTGCTAGGCTTCCAGTTCATCTTCGCCAGCCTGCAGAAACCCGAGGGGCTGCCCCAGATCAGCGATGTGGTGCTGGACAAGGTCAGTACCACCACCAGACTG GTGAATAAAACGCCTATGCGACCGCTGGACCCCATCCGCCTGAGCGGGATGAACTGCGGCCCTGATTTCACCCCTTCCTTTGCCAACCTGGGCCGTCCGTCCATGGGCAACCGGGGACCG cccgcAGGGTTGGGCCCGCGCCGCTCGCAGCAGAGCCAGAGGAAAGAGCCCCGGAAAATCATCGCCACCGTCTCCCTGAACGAGGACATCAAGCTCAACAAGGCTGAGAAGGCCTGGAAGCCCAGCAGCAAGCGGGCTGCCGAGGAGGAGGATCCTGACAACATCAAGACGCAG GACCTGTTCCGGCGCGTGCGCAGTATCCTGAACAAGCTGACGCCGCAGATGTTCCAGCAGCTGATGAAGCAGGTGACGGAGCTGTCCATTGACACCGAGGAGCGGCTCAAGGGCGTCATTGATCTCATCTTCGAGAAGGCCATCTCCGAGCCAAACTTCTCCGTTGCCTATGCCAACATGTGCCGTTGCCTTATGGGG CTGAAAGTCCCCACAACTGACAAGCCGGCGGTGACCGTGAACTTCCGCAAGCTGCTGCTGAACCGCTGCCAGAAGGAGTTTGAGAAGGACAAGGACGACGACGAGATCTTTGAGAAGAAGCAGAAGGAGATGGACGAAGCTGCTGCT ccggAGGAGAAGGCTCGCCTGAAGGAGGAGCTGGACGATGCGCGGGACAAGGCAAGGAGGCGCTCGCTGGGGAACATCAAGTTCATTGGGGAGCTCTTCAAGCTGAAGATGCTGACGGAGGCCATCATGCACGACTGCGTGGTGAAGCTGCTCAAGAACCACGACGAGGAGTCGCTCGAGTGCCTGTGCCGCCTGCTCACCACCATTGGCAAGGACCTGGACTTCGAGAAAGCCAAG CCCAGAATGGATCAGTATTTCAACCAGATGGACAAGATCATTAAGGAGAAGAAAACGTCGTCTCGAATTCGCTTCATGCTGCAGGATGTGATTGACCTCAGGCGG AATAGCTGGGTGCCACGGCGAGGGGACCAGGGCCCTAAAACCATTGACCAGATCCACAAGGAGGCGGAGATGGAGGAGCATCGGGAACACATCAAAGTGCAGCAGCTCATGTCAAAGCAGGACAAGAGGAGAGGGCCTCCTGGTTCCTCATCTGGAG GTGGGCGAGGGAGCCAGGTTGCAGATGATGGCTGGAACACCGTCCCCATCAGCAAGGGCAACAGGCCTATTGACACCAGCCGGATAACCAAGATCACAAAG CCTGGATCGATCGACTCCAATAATCAGCTGTTTGCACCTGGTGGGCGTctgagctgggggaagggcagcagCGGGGGATCTGGTGCCAAGCCTGCTGACTCAG CTTCTGATGCCACCCGGCCAGCTACTAGCACCTTGAATCGCTTCTCAGCCCTGCAGCAGTCGACCCCCGCGGAGAGCCTGGATTCCCGGCGTGTGGTACAGAG gggcagctccagccgGGATCGGTCGGAGAAGGCCGGAGAGCGTGGGGAGCGGTTTGAGCGCGAGCGCTTGGAGAGGGGTGACCGCTTGGAGCGCCCTGACAGGGGGGAGCGGGCAGACAGGAACCGGCCCCCCATCACCAAGCGGAGCTACAGCAAGGAGACGGAGGACAGGAGCCGGGAGCGCGAGAGGCAGGGAGCCCAGGAGGCCGTCCGGAAGGTTTCCAGCATGACAGAGGAGCGGGacaggagcagggagccag TTAAGCGTGAGCCGGCACCCCCTGCGGCCCCCCCCAAGCCAGCGCTGtcggaggaggagctggagaagaAATCCAAGGCCATCATTGAAGAGTATCTGCATATCAACGACATGAAG gaggcgctgcagtgtGTGCAGGAGCTGGCCTGCCCCTCCCAGCTCTACGTCTTTGTGCGAAACGGCATCGAGTCCACGCTGGAGAGGAGCATGATCGCCCGCGAGCACATGGGGCTGCTGCTGTACCAGCTGGTGAAAGCAGGAAACCTCACCAAGGAGCAGTACTACAAAGg GGTGCACGACATCCTGGAGATCGCCGAGGACATGGAGATCGACATCCCGCACATCTGGCTCTACCTGGCTGAGCTGATCACCCCCATCCTGCGGGAGGGGGGCATCCCCATGGAGGAGCTCTTCAG AGAGATTGCCAAGCCCCTGGTGCCCATTGGCAAGGCCAGCACCCTCCTGCTGGAGATCCTGGGGTTGCTGTGCAAGGGGATG AGCCACAAGAAGGCAGGGACGCTGTGGAGAGAGGGCGGCCTGAGCTGGAAGGAGTTCCTGCCCGAGGACCAGGATGTCAACAAGTTTGTCACGGAGCAG AAAGTGGAGTACACCATGGGGGACAGCTCGGATACGCCCAGCCGCAAGGAGCTGACTGCCgaggagctgtgcaagcagatggagaagctgctgaaagagaacTCTAACAACCAAAGAATATACGACTGGATCGAG gCCAACCTCAGCGAGCATCAGGTCTCGTCCAACGTCTTCGTCAGGGCCCTGATGACGTCCGTGTGCCATTCGGCCATTGTCT tcgAGAACCCGTACCGGGTGGACACCGCGGTGATCAAGAGCCGGGCCAAGCTGCTGCAGAAGTACGTGAGCGAGGAGCAGAAGGAGCTGCAGGCGCTCTACGCCTTACAGGCCCTCGTGGTGAAGCTGGATCAGCCACCGA ACCTGCTCCGAATGTTCTTCGATGCCTTGTACGACGAGGACGTCATCAAGGAGGAAGCCTTCTACAAGTGGGAGTCGAGCAAGGACCCGGCCGAGcagcagggcaagggggtggCCCTCAAGTCAGTGACGGCCTTCTTCACCTGGCTGCGGGAAGCTGAGGACGAATCGGACAACaactga